A stretch of DNA from Peromyscus maniculatus bairdii isolate BWxNUB_F1_BW_parent chromosome 7, HU_Pman_BW_mat_3.1, whole genome shotgun sequence:
GGCgggagagttccagggcaggagcagcaggaagctgGAAATGAATAGATGAGGGGGGGGGGCTTGAGTTAACTGAGGGGTCAGTGGCCAGTGAACCCCACCCCAATGCTCCACCCTCCAGGTTTCCCCGCTTCTCTTCTGACTTTGAGTGAGCCAGAAGCCCCTGAGGGCAAGGTGGTGACCATAAGCTGCTGGGCTGGGGCTCGAGCCCTTGTCACCCTGGAGGGAATTTCAGCTGTGGTCCCGGGACAACCCGCTGAGCTCCAGTTAAATGTCACGGAGAATGACGACAAGCGAGGCTTCTTCTGCGACGCCGCCCTTGAAGTGGACGGGGAGACCCTAAGAAAGAACCAGAGCGCTGAGCTTCGTGTTCTGTGTGAGTGGGTGCTCACCTATCTTTGTGACCTCCAAGGACCGCATCTCTATGGCGCCATCTTTAACCTTACTCCATTTCCTCTGCCCACGCCTGCAGATTCACCCCGGCTGGATGACTCGGGTTGTCCCAGGAGCTGGACATGGCCCGAGGGCCCAGAGCAGACCCTTCACTGCGAGGCCCGCGGAAACCCAGAGCCCTCGGTGCACTGTGCGAGGCCTGAGGGCGGGGCGGTGCTGGCGCTGGGCCTGCTGGGCCCAGTGACTCGCTCCCTGGCAGGCACTTACCGCTGTACGGCAGTCAATGGCCAAGGCCAGGCGGTCAAGGACGTGACCCTGACTGTGGAGTGTGAGTAGGGAGAGGTGGGCATGCGCATCTCTTTCCGGTCTCAGAGTTTGGGAGGTTGGCCTACAAAGAGGCCGGGCTCCAGCAGGAATTGGGAAAACATTGTAGGGTGTTCATAAACTTGGTGGTGGTGCCTGGGCACAGCCTGGCAAGAAGAGGCAGTCAAAACAGTGTACCTGGGAAGGTCTCACGGGCGCTTTGTGGGAATCAGTCAGAAGGACCCGGAGACCTCAGGAAAGGGCAACTGAGTCTGtcttcagaacccatgtaaaggtggaaggagagaccaagCTCCGATCTCCACACATGCGCTGGGTAGTGCTTCCCCACACAAGTATCACAcagagtaaataagtaaataaaacggCCCAGGCAGAACTAAGAGGTgggcacttctttaatcccagcactcaggaggcagagaaacaagcagatcactgtgagttccaggccagcctggtctacagagcaagatccagaacagccaggactacacaaagaaaccctgtcttcaagaACCAAAGAGAGATCTCCCATGCAGGATATAGCTTGCCACACGCTTTCTGGAAGCAGAAGATAGAAAGAAGGTCATTAGGGGAATCAGATGGGTTTCTAAATCCAAACTTGGGCCTGGGGCTGCAGTTCAGTAGGTAGGTGGTTTTCTTAGCATGTTTGAAGCCTGGTCACACCTTCTGCATGGCAGAAACCAGGCACAGTTAAAGCCCAGAGCTTGGGagtaggaggcaggaggatcaggagttcagtaTAGTCCTCTGTtacatgatgagttcaaggccagcctgggctataggacatcctgccttaaaaaacaaaatcaggggctggagagatggctcagaggttaagagcactgactgctcttccagaggtcctgagttcaagtcccagcaaccacatggtggctcacagccatctgtaacgagatctggtgccctcttctgcatacataataaataaattaattaattaaaaaaaaaaaacaaaatctgttcCAGATGCCCCAGCGCTGGACAGTGTAGGCTGCCCAGAACATATTACGTGGCTGGAGGGAACAGAAGCATCGCTTAGCTGTGTGGCCCACGGGGTTCCACCGCCTAGCGTGAGTTGCGTGcgctctgggaaggaggaggtcATGGAAGGGCCGCTGCTTGTGGCCCGAGAGCACGCCGGCATTTACCGATGCGAAGCCATCAACGCCAGAGGATCGGCTGCCAAAAACGTGGCTGTCACGGTGGAATGTGAGTAGCGGTGGCTGGAGGGAAGCCCACACGGGTATCCTCCGTCCTCAGTGTGAACTCCTATTTCCCTGCTTCCTAGATGGTCCCAGTTTTGAGGAGCTGAGCTGCCCGAGCAACTGGACGTGGGTAGAAGGATCTGGAAGGCTGTTTTCCTGCGAAGTTGACGGGAAGCCAGAACCACGCGTGGAGTGCCTGGGCTCCGAGGGTGCCAGCGAAGGGGTGGTGTTGCCTCTGGTGTCCTCAAACCCTGGTCCTAGAAACCCTATGACCTCTAGTAACCTGTCACCGGGTATCTACCTCTGCAACGCCACCAACCGGCACGGTTCCACAGTCAAAACTGTCGTCGTGAGCGCGGAGTGTGAGCGGGGAGGCGGGCAGGTGGGCGGGAAGTACGGGGTATCCCAGGGTCCCTGCCTTCCCTGACGCCTCTCTTGTTGGTGGCTGCTCTGCAGCGCCACCACAGATGGATGAGTCCAGCTGCCCAAGTCACCAGACTTGGCTGGAGGGAGCCGAGGCCACCGCGCTGGCCTGCAGTGCCAGGGGACGGCCCTCGCCTCGGGTGCGCTGCTCCAGGGAGGGCGCTGCAAGGCTGGAGAGGCTGCATGTGTCCCGAGAGGACGCGGGGACCTACCGCTGTGTGGCCACCAATGCGCATGGCACGGATTCGCGGACGGTCACCGTGGGTGTGGAATGTGAGTGAGGATGGCGTTTGCATGGAGGCGTCTCAGACCGCTAGAGAAGCGCCTTGAGGGCTAAGGATGTAGTCCGGTGGACAGTGCtcagcacgcacgcacgcacacacgcacgcacaaagcgttctgttcccagtacacttgggaggcagaggcaggcagagctctgttcTAGAACGGCCTGGTCTACGCAGGGGCTGCAGGATTACTTAGGCTCTCTCTTGCTCGCTGCATCTCCTCCCGACCTCAGCCGTGGGAGGGGAGAGTCGCAAACCCCTGGGAATTCCGAGGGGCTTTTCCAGTACCCCTCCGTAAGAAACAAGTACTTTGGTTGCCACAGCAGGTGGGTAGCGGGAGCGGGGTTCTCAGAGGAGGCAGCGGTTTTGCCTGCCCATCCCAGGAGGGGTGATCTCAGGCTGACTGTGGACATCCCCATCTCGAGGATGCTTGATGAACGACCAGTGCTGAGCAGCCTCTTCGTGCCCCTGCAGACCGTCCTGTCGTGGCCGAGCTGGCGGCCTCGCCCCCGAGCGTGCGGCCCGGCGGTAACTTCACTCTGACCTGCCGAGCCGAGGCCTGGCCTCCAGCACAGATCAGCTGGCGCGCGCCCCCGGGGGCTCTCAACCTCGGCCTCTCCAGCAACAACAGCACGCTGAGCGTGGCAGGCGCCATGGGCAGCCACGGCGGCGAGTATGAGTGCGCAGCCACCAATGCGCATGGGCGCCACGCGCGGCGCATCACGGTGCGCGTGGCCGGTGAGTGGCGGGttcctggggtggaggtgggggcgaGGGACGTGCAACACTCCGGGGAGTGGCCTAGGCCTTGGGGTTACTGACCCCAACTCTACCTCTCAGTATGCAAGACCGAAGGGGGCCAGTGTGGAGGCCAAGGGCGCTTCATGGGTGGGGCTGTTGGTGACAGgttaggtggggggggggtggaggcagagagaatggacAGGAGCCAGGACGATGCTGCTCACCTGTGTCCCATACTGGAGGGACATAGGAAAGCGGAGGCAGAAAGATCCGAGATAAGggtatcctcagctacacagggatTATAAGGCCAGCCTATGCCACCTAAGaccttttcaaacacacacaaaaggaagaaaggaccTCCTAggacagacgtgtgtgtgtgtgtgtgtgtgtgtgtgtgtgtgtgtgtgtacgcgcgcggtCCCTTTAGAGTGGGTACTAGGAGCTAAGAAACACATGACCCAGTTCACTCTCCACCATGCCACTGAGGGGGAACTGAGGTCAGAGATGGCCTCAGCGTAGTTGATGGTGGCCCCGGTTCACGTCTGTCCTGGGGCTGGGGGCTGTCAGAGCTAGAGGAAGGCTGAGCTGGTCCTTCCAGGCTGTCCCCTTAGGGGAATGGGCGGAACTGGGTCATTAGGAGGGTATAGGGGGTCCATGGCCCAAGAGGGGTACATGGGTGCTTTGGGGGCCCCCGATGCTGGAGAGGCCTTCCTGGCCTCTTCTTCCATCAGGCTGCGGTAGCAGGTGCTTGGAGGGCTGAGGGAGGGTCTGCGCCTACAGGTCCGTGGCTGTGGGTCGCTGTGGGCGGTGCGGCAGGGGGCGCGGCGCTGCTGGCCGCGGGGGCCGGCCTGGCCTTCTACGTGCAGTCCACGGCCTGCAAGAAAGGCGAGTACAACGTGCAGGAGGCCGAGAGCTCCGGTGAGGCCGTGTGTCTCAACGGCGCGGGCGGGACGCCGGAAGGCGGAGCCGAGACCCCCGGCACCGCGGAGTCGCCTGCAGATGGCGAGGTCTTCGCCATCCAGCTGACAGCCTCGTGAGCCCGCGCCCAGCGCCCGCCTCGGGGAGCCTCGGCAAGCGCTGGGGCGGGCGTGTGTGTTGTTCGCTCTCTTTATTCAATTCCAGGGGCATCACCTCCATTTTCTACCCGTTCCCCTCAATAAAGTTTTTATAAAGGACTCTGGGTCTCTGTAATGTACGCAATGAGGGCTGAATTCCAATCtcaagggacacacacacacatatccttgtatgtgatatatatatatatatatatatatatatatatatatatatatatatatattaattagttTTTCTGCGACAGGCTTTcccatagcccaggttggcctgaaacttcccatgtggctgaggatgaccttggtcTTCTGATCCTCCCCCTGTAATTCCAGtgagcaccaccacacttggtttttgaagtgctgagaacagaaccatTAGCTtcctacatgctaggcaaatgctctatcaaCCAAAGTCCAGCCACATCCCCAGGTtttgtattttaagacaggggcctatgtagtccaggctggactggaactccctctgtaggtgaggatgaccttgaacttgaatccatcattctcctgcctccacctcttgagcCAGCACTCAAGAATTATTCATTGAGCTAATGGTGGTgtgtcctttaatcccagcatctggaggcagaggcaggggaaatctgtgagttcagggccaacctggtctacaaagcaagttccaggacagccagagccacacagagaaaagtctcgaaggaaaaacaaacaaaaatgagttatttgctgaggggctggagagatgcccgggttaagagtgcatactgctcttacgGAgagcccaagttcagttctcagctctaGGGGTCCGGAACCCAGTTCTGGCCTCCACTGCACTGCACTCACGTGCCCTCCACAGACAGAcacgtacatatacacacagataaaagttaaattaagaaaTAGTTCTTCATTCAAAGCACTTATTGTTATGAACTCCCATGTTCCAGTATGTTCCACGCCGTCTGTGTACACGAGACCCGGAGCTGAGGCTTGACCTCCTGGCACTGTACAGCTTCCTGGCACGAAAGGACTCGGGCAGGGTGGGGACCCGCTCCTTTTCCGTCCCAACCACTTATCTCTTCCGCCCAGTTGCTGCCCTCTGATCCCCTGGATCTCAAGGTGGGAATGAAGGTCGCTCCCCAAGGCCTGGTTACAGTCACAGCGAGGCTCCTTTTCCAGTCCTGATCCTCGCCCCTTCCCAGGGGTCTGGATTTCCGGCATGAGTAAAAGGCTAAAGGTGTCAGGGCAGGTGTGAGCGACACACCCCTGTATTCCTGGCACTAGAGacgagacagaaggatcagaagctcaaacTAATCCTTGGGTGAGTATCCAGTGAAGGCCGGTCTAGGACAGGAGCCCTTACCTCAGAAGCAAACCAACAGGAAATGTTACGGGGGCTCAGATGGTAAAGTGATGGCCACAGGTCTGATTTCAGTCCCCAACACGCATGTAAAAACGGGGACAGGGACGGGGGCCAGCcaaacggctcagtgggtaaaggtgcttgctgcacaggcgccctgagtttgacccctggaaaCCACGAAAGGGtagaggagagaacagacagCGCACAGGTGtgctgtgacctccacacacacactgtgactcGTGTCCCTGGTCACACACGTGACCCCACACACTAAGGTGTGTCATGGCCAGAGGGAGGTGGAGACGAGCAGATACCTTTGGCTTTATTGTCCACCAGCCTAGCCACGTCGGCAAGGCCCAGAGAGCTAGAGATCCTGGTGGgggtcagcaggtaaaagtgcttgatGATGTAAGTTCAGTCCCAGGACTTCCACggtgggaggagaaaactgactctgaaAATCGTCCTCTGACCGCCACCTGTACTGTatcacacacacgcgcacacacacacacacacagcaatggtTCCAGCCCTTGGGTCGCCTCTCCTCGTAAAGAGTGAATCACCACCCCACTCTCGACACCTTCTCCTTCCTGTGCTcacctgtgcctcagtttactccccaacttgcctttccACTCTGCCTGTCACAGTTCACTGCAGATAAGTAAAGGCAGGGATCCGCTGCAAGCCCACAGTGCagacctcccctcctcctccccagcagaggcagaaggagagaacagctGGGCCTTCTCCAGGCAGCCTCCTCCTCATCTCTGCTCCCTGAAAAGCAGGAACACGCAGCTCTGGCGAGGGAAGTGGGTCTGGGCAGCTCCTACCTCCATTGGTTGCTCAGCCGCAAACATTTAATCAGCGAGGATGAgaacaggaagcaggggcaggagaCTGCAAAGCTGTGCCAGAGATGCAAGCATGCCAGCACAGACTAAGTGTGAGCCCTGTCGGCTCTCCTCAGCCTGCAGTCATCTCCTCACTcactcctgcctgcctcctcagGCGTCCTTGGGGCTCACAAAGTCCTGCTGTCCAGCGCAGTGcctgttggctttttttttttttttcttctgtgacagggtttctctgtgtagctctggctgtcctggaacttgctttgtagaccagagtggcctcgaactcacagagatctcctgcctctgcctcctgagtgctgggattaaaggcatgcgccaccatggctAGGGAGCTGAAGCTCCTAAGCAAAAGATTGATAGAAAGCCAAATTGTGTGCTGAGGAGCTTCTGGAAGTCTGTAAAGCCTGAGGAGCAGTTCACACAAGACAACCATGATGGAACAACACAGGTGAAGACTGCCAAGCCTGTCCTGGGGTGGGTAATTATCCCCCCAGtgaacagccaggtatggtgagtGGGGAGGCAACAGCCGCCCTGACAACCCAGGGCCTGTCTGACCCAGGGAGCCTGTGGGTGCATCGGGAAAGCTGGGCCACATTCACCTTTGGCCCTGAGTAGGTCTGAGCAGACTGAGGCAGGCCCGCTGACTTGGTCAGGGTAGAGAGATGTAGGGGGGCTCCGTGAAGAGCTCTGGGATATGGAAACGTAATGGCTCAGAGAGAATGACTGGGGGTGACAGAGAGCTAATTAAGTTAGCATCTCCTATCCACGCTGTGTGCCCAACCTTGATCTGTGGAGGAAGCAGctgacaaatggatggaaccttCTGGTGCTGCATGAGACCTTGATTGTGTTGACTTCACTATCTTCCTAGGTGTGAACTTCTGAGATCACCTGACACTTGGTGAGAACAGGTGAGAACACACTCAGAGTGTTTCACCAAGGTTGTCTTTGTCACCCCACTGTTATGGGATGGGGGTTCGGGATGTTGCCTTGTCCtgtcctctagaggaacagaatttatgtgtgtgtgtgtgtgtgtgtgtgtgtgtgtgtgtgtgtgtgtagttatatataagaatatatagtgcgtgtgtgtgtgtgtgtgtatatatatatattatatgtaactatgcacatacacacatatataaagggGATTATGGAGTCAGAGCAGACACCAGCCCCCCAcggcccaaggagcaacatgtcagCAGACCCGTAATGCCACAGTCATGtggtaaaatatagattaatagaaatgggttaatttaatatataagagctagctagcgataagcctgagccatagaccaaacagtttgtaattaatattaaacctctgagtgattattttataaaaaaaaaatggctgttcCCCAGGCTGGACCGAGTGGAACCAAGCAACTTCAGTCtataggctgtggtccaactAGTCCAGCAATGGCCCTCTGTCTAaaaacagaaggtccaagaatccagtaattgttcAGTTTATAAGactagatgtctcagctggtctgcagtatattctggaatcccaaagaagtcggcgacttgccagtgagaatgaaggcaggcagacaaagagagagcttccttcttccatgtcctttatagaggctgccaacagaaggtgtggtccagattaaaggtggagcTTCCCACTTCAAATATCTGGATTAAAAATGGGTCTTCCTAtgtcaaatgatttaattaaaaaaaaaaatccctcatgccaggtggtggtggtgcatacctttaatcccagcacttgggaggcagagacaggcagatctctgtgagttcaaggccagcctggtctacagagcgagttccaggacaggatctaaagctacacagagaaactttgtctcgaaaaaccaaaaaaacaaaacaaaacaaaaaaaatccctcacacgAGTATCCAGTTGTTCAGGTTTTAGTTGAAAAGGTATTACAAATTTAGAATGGGTGGCAATCtcccttgagggacatttttttagtatctcaaatttaaatatgataattaTTGATATTCTCTTAAGTGATGCTACACTGCCTaataaagaaatcatggaaagaaaagacagatatCTGTACAAatgcattcttaacaaaataggaCAGAAACATTCATGTCCATTATAATCCTCTTGTCTACAACGGGTCACATGGCTTTAGCTGGTATCTATAACTGCcgtcctctcttcccattctgcaTCTCCTCCATCCTCAACAAGCACCTCGCAGGCCTTGGCTCTTTCCCTGGAGGAGTGACCCACACCTTCACTCCTGAGGACTCTGTGCTCTTTGTCCCCCTGCCTGCATTGGGCTGCTGCAGTTTCCCactgactttaatcccaggacacgGTAGCCCCAAACATCCCCTAAAGATAGCCCCAAAACACCCCCTAAAGATAGCCTCAAAACACCCCCTAAAGATAGCCCCAAAACACCCCCTAAGggatctcctgcactccagacataatcttccttacctccattgtggagagGCGATCCAATTTCCCCATGGTACTCTGGATAAGTCACCCCTCCAgacactgttattcctttcttagaCTGTTGGCTTAAAGTCATCAGAAGACAAAGTGGCCAGCAGGAAGTCTGAACTTCCAGTTCATTGGAATGTTTGTGTGGCTCCTGGCAGGaatgcttcctgccatggaaCTAAAACTTCTAGACCAGCAGAACTTCAGGTCACAAGAAGTTTGTTAGTGCGCCACTAGGGGTGATAGTGCGTGGGACCGTTCCCTTTGCCTCCCTTTGATTCGTGGACCTGTGAATCCTGGCTGTGGGAGAAGCTAGACCATGTATTAGATGCTGATTCAAAGAATATACCACCGTCTGAAGaaccctgccccagccctccaggctgctgctggtgttgcaactggtttttgttttttgttttgttttgttttgttttctcccaagacagggtttctctgtgtagccctggccattgtagaacttgctctgtagaccaggctggcc
This window harbors:
- the Icam5 gene encoding intercellular adhesion molecule 5; amino-acid sequence: MPGPSPGLSRALLGLWAALSLGILGISAVALEPFWADLQPRMALVERGGSLWLNCSTNCPRPERGGLETSLRRNGTQRGLRWLARQLVDIREPETQPVCFFRCARRTLQARGLIRTFQRPDRVELMPLPPWQPVGENFTLSCRVPGAGPRASLTLTLLRGTQELTRRSFVGEPPRARGAMLTATVLARREDHGVNFSCLAELDLRPHGLGLFANSSALRQLRTFALPPVPPSLVAPRILEVGSERPVSCTLDGLFPAPEAGVYLSLGDQRLQPAVTFDGDSLVATAIATPSAEQEGTRQLMCSVTLGGESRETQENLTVYSFPASLLTLSEPEAPEGKVVTISCWAGARALVTLEGISAVVPGQPAELQLNVTENDDKRGFFCDAALEVDGETLRKNQSAELRVLYSPRLDDSGCPRSWTWPEGPEQTLHCEARGNPEPSVHCARPEGGAVLALGLLGPVTRSLAGTYRCTAVNGQGQAVKDVTLTVEYAPALDSVGCPEHITWLEGTEASLSCVAHGVPPPSVSCVRSGKEEVMEGPLLVAREHAGIYRCEAINARGSAAKNVAVTVEYGPSFEELSCPSNWTWVEGSGRLFSCEVDGKPEPRVECLGSEGASEGVVLPLVSSNPGPRNPMTSSNLSPGIYLCNATNRHGSTVKTVVVSAESPPQMDESSCPSHQTWLEGAEATALACSARGRPSPRVRCSREGAARLERLHVSREDAGTYRCVATNAHGTDSRTVTVGVEYRPVVAELAASPPSVRPGGNFTLTCRAEAWPPAQISWRAPPGALNLGLSSNNSTLSVAGAMGSHGGEYECAATNAHGRHARRITVRVAGPWLWVAVGGAAGGAALLAAGAGLAFYVQSTACKKGEYNVQEAESSGEAVCLNGAGGTPEGGAETPGTAESPADGEVFAIQLTAS